From a region of the Piliocolobus tephrosceles isolate RC106 unplaced genomic scaffold, ASM277652v3 unscaffolded_34601, whole genome shotgun sequence genome:
- the LOC113222771 gene encoding arf-GAP with GTPase, ANK repeat and PH domain-containing protein 11-like, translating to DADGSLSIFDEQLYSFTVSTMHITQTRNGGGNLNNYSSSIPSTPSTSQEDLQVNVPPSANTPTPVRKQSKRWSKLFTSEKGSDPDKENKAWESHADTIGSGRAIPMKQGMLLKLSGKWLKKWKKKYVTLCDNGVLTYYSSLGDYMKNIHKKEIDLRTSTIKVPGKRPPLSTLACVPISSSKGNALSTDMNSLCTSANSDTGLDDSICSSPNISSTTSPKLNPPPSSHANKKKHQRKKSTNKLKDNGLPGTAEEQDENFIIVSLTGQTWHFEAITYEERDAWVQAIESQIVASLQSCESSKSRFRLL from the coding sequence GTTTCCACCATGCACATTACGCAGACAAGAAATGGAGGTGGGAATTTAAATAACTATTCCTCGTCCATTCCATCGACTCCCAGCACCAGCCAGGAGGACCTTCAGGTCAATGTTCCTCCCTCTGCCAATACACCCACACCCGTTCGCAAGCAGTCCAAGCGCTGGTCCAAGCTGTTTACATCTGAGAAAGGGAGTGACCCAGACAAAGAGAACAAAGCCTGGGAGAGTCATGCTGACACCATCGGGAGCGGCAGAGCCATCCCCATGAAACAGGGCATGCTCTTAAAGCTAAGTGGGAAATggctgaagaaatggaaaaagaaatatgtcaCCCTCTGTGACAATGGCGTCCTCACCTATTATTCAAGCTTAGGTGATTATATGAAGAATATTCACAAAAAAGAGATTGACCTTCGAACATCTACCATCAAAGTCCCAGGAAAGAGGCCACCCCTAAGCACACTGGCCTGCGTGCCCATTTCCAGCTCTAAAGGCAATGCGCTATCCACGGACATGAACAGTCTGTGTACCTCAGCCAATTCAGACACCGGACTTGATGACTCCATATGCTCCAGCCCCAATATCTCCAGCACCACCAGCCCCAAGCTCAACCCACCCCCCTCTTCTCATGCcaacaaaaagaaacaccaaAGGAAGAAAAGCACCAACAAATTAAAAGACAATGGCCTGCCTGGCACTGCTGAAGAACAAGACGAAAACTTTATCATTGTGTCCCTCACTGGCCAAACATGGCACTTTGAAGCCATTACGTATGAGGAGCGGGATGCCTGGGTCCAAGCCATCGAGAGCCAGATCGTGGCCAGCCTGCAGTCATGCGAGAGCAGCAAAAGCAGGTTCCGGCTGCTTTAG